Proteins encoded together in one Shewanella oneidensis MR-1 window:
- a CDS encoding group II truncated hemoglobin, with protein MNWLKKIFSKHTKVQDDRDPNQSNAYDLIGGDKVIRAIANSFYQKMASSEETRALFAIHRAPIAESEQKLYEFLTGWLGGPQLYQQKYGHPALRARHMHFAVDEAMRDQWLFCMKFAIEKHIKKPEHRAAIYEAISTLADHMRNQ; from the coding sequence ATGAACTGGCTTAAAAAGATCTTTAGTAAACACACCAAGGTACAAGATGACAGAGACCCGAACCAATCTAATGCCTATGATTTAATTGGTGGCGACAAAGTGATCCGTGCAATAGCCAATAGCTTCTATCAGAAAATGGCAAGCTCAGAAGAAACGCGCGCGCTGTTTGCCATTCACAGAGCGCCAATTGCCGAATCGGAGCAAAAGCTCTATGAATTTTTAACTGGCTGGCTCGGCGGCCCACAGTTGTACCAGCAAAAATACGGTCATCCGGCTTTGCGTGCCCGCCATATGCACTTTGCTGTTGATGAGGCAATGCGCGATCAATGGTTATTCTGTATGAAGTTTGCCATTGAAAAACATATAAAAAAGCCAGAGCATCGCGCCGCTATCTATGAGGCGATATCCACTCTGGCCGATCATATGCGCAATCAATAA
- the aroE gene encoding shikimate dehydrogenase — translation MTVTSPIVDRYAVFGHPIGHSKSPFIHGQFAALTQESLTYEAILAPIDGFEASLKSFFSSGGKGANVTVPFKEQAFALCDSLSAEAALAGAVNTLSLLADGSIRGDNTDGLGLVADLISHLGSLQHKRVLLVGAGGAARGCILPLLNAGVGQLVITNRTQTKAKDLVDIFSQLEEGIYKDKLQALSMSELTGEFELVINSTSASLAGELPPLPQSIIGSTTVCYDMMYGAMPTAFNQWALQQGAAKVIDGLGMLVGQAAKSFALWRTVEPDTAVVLKLLREKLQLDI, via the coding sequence ATGACAGTTACATCCCCAATAGTTGATCGCTATGCCGTATTTGGTCATCCAATCGGCCACAGTAAATCCCCCTTTATTCATGGCCAGTTTGCGGCCTTAACACAGGAATCTTTGACCTATGAAGCGATTCTGGCGCCTATTGATGGTTTTGAAGCTAGCTTAAAAAGCTTTTTCAGTAGCGGAGGTAAAGGTGCCAATGTGACAGTTCCCTTTAAAGAACAAGCTTTTGCTCTATGTGATAGTTTAAGTGCTGAGGCTGCACTAGCAGGTGCTGTTAATACCTTAAGCCTGTTGGCTGATGGTTCGATCCGTGGCGATAACACCGATGGTTTAGGGTTAGTTGCCGACCTTATAAGTCACCTGGGCAGTTTGCAGCATAAGCGAGTCTTATTAGTTGGTGCAGGCGGCGCGGCGCGTGGATGTATCTTGCCTCTGCTCAACGCCGGAGTTGGCCAGTTGGTTATCACAAATCGCACCCAAACTAAGGCTAAGGATTTAGTGGATATTTTTAGCCAATTAGAAGAGGGGATTTACAAAGATAAACTTCAAGCTTTATCTATGTCTGAGCTTACGGGGGAGTTTGAATTAGTGATCAACTCAACCTCGGCCAGTCTTGCAGGTGAATTACCACCCTTGCCCCAATCAATTATCGGTAGCACTACCGTTTGCTACGATATGATGTATGGCGCAATGCCTACGGCATTTAACCAATGGGCATTACAGCAGGGGGCTGCTAAGGTGATTGATGGGCTTGGAATGCTTGTCGGCCAAGCAGCTAAGAGCTTTGCGCTCTGGCGCACTGTCGAGCCTGACACCGCTGTCGTGCTTAAACTGCTCAGGGAAAAACTACAGTTGGACATCTAA
- a CDS encoding DUF1488 domain-containing protein, with protein sequence MNQSILFPDLQHWDDTKKRICFIAQQQGMNIKCYISAAKLRDLNDFTSQPSVDEAAAMLALFDAVRFDAEEMAENLIEAEEFDELGAVHLG encoded by the coding sequence ATGAACCAAAGCATTTTATTTCCCGATTTGCAGCATTGGGATGACACGAAAAAGCGTATTTGCTTTATTGCTCAGCAACAGGGAATGAATATTAAGTGCTATATCAGCGCAGCTAAATTACGTGATCTGAATGATTTCACCAGCCAGCCGAGCGTCGACGAAGCTGCTGCAATGCTAGCGTTATTTGATGCGGTGAGATTTGATGCCGAAGAAATGGCAGAAAACTTAATTGAAGCCGAAGAGTTTGATGAATTGGGTGCCGTACATCTTGGCTAA
- a CDS encoding gamma carbonic anhydrase family protein encodes MAGPLRTYQGIHPQLGDNVYVDAASVLVGDIALDTDASIWPMVAARGDVNHIRIGKRSNVQDGSILHVTRKSASRPEGHPLIIGDDVTIGHKAMLHGCKVGNRVLVGMGAIILDGAILEDDVILGAGSLVPPGKVLESGYLYVGSPAKQARPLTEAELKFLPESADNYVRLKNEYLAEPQPN; translated from the coding sequence ATGGCAGGGCCACTCAGAACTTACCAAGGAATTCATCCACAACTCGGCGATAATGTGTATGTGGACGCAGCTTCAGTGCTCGTTGGTGATATTGCGTTAGATACAGACGCTAGCATTTGGCCCATGGTTGCAGCTCGTGGGGATGTTAATCATATTCGAATTGGTAAACGCTCGAATGTGCAGGATGGCAGTATATTGCATGTGACCCGTAAGTCAGCCTCTCGCCCTGAAGGTCACCCTCTGATTATTGGTGATGATGTGACTATTGGACATAAGGCAATGCTGCATGGCTGCAAGGTTGGTAATCGTGTTTTAGTGGGGATGGGGGCGATTATTCTTGACGGTGCGATTTTAGAAGATGATGTGATCTTAGGTGCAGGGTCGTTAGTGCCGCCGGGTAAAGTATTAGAAAGTGGCTATTTATATGTGGGAAGCCCCGCGAAACAGGCGAGACCTTTAACAGAAGCTGAATTGAAGTTTTTACCCGAATCAGCGGATAACTATGTACGTTTAAAAAATGAATACTTAGCAGAGCCTCAGCCGAACTAA
- a CDS encoding YkgJ family cysteine cluster protein, translating into MNCRLGCGACCIAPSISSVIPGMPNGKAAGERCVQLSDDNLCLIFGSPERPAVCCDFEASLDVCGHSNEEALWLITNLESQTS; encoded by the coding sequence ATGAATTGTCGTCTAGGCTGCGGTGCTTGTTGTATTGCGCCGTCAATCAGCAGTGTGATCCCTGGAATGCCAAATGGTAAGGCCGCAGGTGAGCGTTGTGTGCAGCTCAGTGATGATAATTTATGTTTGATTTTCGGCTCGCCTGAACGCCCCGCGGTTTGTTGTGATTTTGAAGCGTCTTTGGATGTATGTGGGCATTCGAATGAAGAGGCGCTCTGGTTGATCACAAACCTAGAATCTCAAACATCTTAA
- a CDS encoding Rrf2 family transcriptional regulator, protein MQLTRYTDFGVRTLMYLAVQPDRTTLFRISEITEVFDLSPNHVSKIVHHLGKLGYLETIRGKMGGFRLGKPAGEINLGQLIRSLENSLAPIDCSKPYCRFTPACQLKGVLAQAVEAYLNVLDQYSLLDIVSNRNELLALLPDMSISVLQLD, encoded by the coding sequence ATGCAGTTAACACGCTATACCGATTTTGGTGTTCGCACGCTAATGTATCTGGCGGTTCAGCCCGATAGAACTACGCTTTTTAGGATTTCAGAAATTACTGAAGTCTTTGATTTGTCACCAAATCATGTTTCGAAAATAGTACACCACCTAGGCAAGTTAGGTTACTTAGAAACCATACGCGGTAAAATGGGCGGATTTCGTTTAGGCAAACCGGCGGGCGAGATTAATTTAGGGCAACTCATTCGCTCCTTAGAAAATTCGCTGGCGCCGATCGATTGCAGCAAACCTTACTGTCGATTCACTCCTGCTTGTCAGTTGAAAGGTGTATTAGCCCAAGCGGTTGAGGCATATTTAAATGTGCTTGATCAGTACAGCTTACTAGATATTGTAAGCAATCGTAATGAGTTGCTGGCATTGTTGCCGGATATGTCTATTTCTGTCTTACAGTTAGATTAG
- a CDS encoding divergent polysaccharide deacetylase family protein: MRLLYILALWTISVAPSNAAQIALIIDDIGYRHTDEAVLSLPSSVTLSVLPHTPLSSKLAKAAHANGHEIMLHLPMQALNGKALGVGGLTNNMNEAQIRSSVLAAMASVPFAKGANNHMGSLLTQLDDPMLWVMETLKQKQFYFVDSMTTKFTKAGDRADQLGVPLLRRQLFLDNDVSTQALERQFNLMISQAHAQGSLVAIAHPYPETIHFLKANLARLKAEGIELVPTSRLLPIKLAHEKGANLTVRQK, from the coding sequence GTGCGTCTACTTTACATTTTGGCTCTTTGGACTATCAGTGTTGCCCCGAGCAATGCGGCTCAAATTGCCCTGATCATCGATGACATTGGCTATCGTCATACCGACGAAGCCGTACTTTCGTTGCCGAGTTCTGTCACGCTGTCGGTATTACCGCACACGCCACTGAGCAGCAAACTGGCCAAAGCCGCACACGCAAATGGTCACGAAATTATGCTGCATTTACCCATGCAGGCGCTAAATGGCAAAGCCTTAGGCGTTGGTGGATTAACCAATAATATGAACGAAGCACAAATTCGTAGCAGCGTACTTGCCGCCATGGCCAGTGTACCCTTCGCTAAAGGTGCCAACAATCATATGGGCAGCTTACTCACGCAGCTTGATGACCCCATGCTCTGGGTGATGGAAACGCTCAAACAGAAGCAGTTCTATTTTGTCGACAGCATGACGACTAAATTTACCAAGGCGGGAGATAGGGCAGATCAACTCGGTGTGCCACTACTTCGACGTCAGCTATTTCTCGACAATGATGTCAGCACTCAAGCACTAGAAAGACAATTTAACTTGATGATAAGTCAGGCTCACGCACAAGGCAGTTTAGTGGCCATCGCGCATCCTTACCCCGAAACCATTCACTTCTTAAAAGCCAACTTAGCACGCCTGAAGGCGGAAGGGATTGAGCTAGTACCGACATCACGCTTGTTGCCCATCAAACTAGCCCATGAAAAAGGGGCTAATCTAACTGTAAGACAGAAATAG
- a CDS encoding S41 family peptidase, translating into MKHLLRNIASLGLGLSLGLSISLSSQENTKSYRSDFDYPLLQDVLETVETYYVKTVTKDELVQAAIKGIFEHLDPYSSFLNHQELLDLKDSNRGEYFGFGFEVASEKDHISIIAPFANSPAEQAGIQAGDIIIKLNNTPTTETNLADILNQIKQHSLSHQSIRLTLKHRNDEAEFEVMLKPSTITIQSVASKLLDGNIGYVRLSSFQEDSTEDMVRTLSQWQGTQLTGLILDLRNNPGGLLDQAINIADLFLAKGRIVSTSGRFFDANSDYYASPQTMLANVPMLVLINKGSASASEVLAAALQENGRAKLLGETSFGKGTVQSLIPILNNGNAVKLTIAQYNTPKGENIHDIGIKPDIKVVSETGSNQKNMPIIDAISARTDVSQDTIVTSAITWMQHHDE; encoded by the coding sequence ATGAAACATCTACTCCGCAATATCGCCAGTCTTGGACTCGGCCTAAGCTTAGGCCTGTCTATTAGCCTATCCAGTCAAGAGAATACCAAGTCGTATCGAAGTGACTTTGATTACCCGCTATTGCAGGATGTGCTCGAAACGGTCGAAACCTATTACGTTAAAACTGTGACTAAGGATGAGCTTGTTCAAGCGGCAATTAAAGGCATCTTTGAGCATTTAGATCCCTATTCAAGCTTTCTAAATCACCAAGAATTACTCGATCTAAAAGATTCAAATCGGGGTGAGTACTTCGGCTTTGGCTTTGAAGTCGCCAGCGAAAAAGACCATATCAGCATCATTGCCCCCTTTGCGAACTCCCCAGCCGAACAGGCTGGGATTCAAGCCGGTGACATCATTATCAAGCTGAATAACACCCCCACGACAGAAACTAACCTTGCGGATATTCTTAACCAAATCAAGCAACACAGTTTGAGTCATCAAAGTATTCGCCTCACGCTAAAACACCGTAATGACGAAGCAGAATTTGAGGTGATGTTAAAACCTAGCACAATCACAATTCAGTCGGTCGCGAGCAAATTATTGGATGGGAACATTGGCTACGTAAGGCTCAGCAGCTTTCAAGAAGACTCTACCGAAGATATGGTACGCACCCTGAGCCAATGGCAAGGCACTCAGTTAACGGGCTTGATATTGGACCTACGCAATAATCCCGGCGGCCTGCTCGATCAGGCAATTAATATTGCCGACCTCTTTTTGGCAAAAGGGCGAATCGTCTCCACCTCTGGCCGTTTTTTTGATGCCAATTCAGACTATTACGCCTCACCGCAAACCATGCTCGCCAACGTACCCATGCTAGTGCTAATCAATAAAGGCTCCGCATCAGCATCAGAAGTACTGGCCGCCGCATTGCAAGAAAATGGCCGGGCAAAACTCCTAGGCGAAACCAGCTTTGGTAAAGGAACAGTGCAAAGCCTTATTCCTATTCTTAACAACGGCAATGCGGTCAAACTGACCATAGCCCAGTACAACACGCCTAAAGGGGAGAATATCCACGACATAGGGATTAAGCCCGACATCAAAGTAGTCTCCGAAACTGGCTCCAATCAAAAGAATATGCCTATAATCGACGCTATCTCTGCACGAACCGATGTCAGCCAAGACACGATTGTCACTTCAGCTATCACTTGGATGCAACATCATGACGAATAA
- a CDS encoding murein hydrolase activator EnvC family protein, whose protein sequence is MSTRLPVKASIIAGFMMLSFSVYASNLEKRQSELKSIQAQINQQQSALKNTSKQREKLLALLRSDEEAIAAAAKKVNSTKTSLAQIDNTLAELKQRQEELESLKVSQQNTLSKQLSSAYLAGNHDYTKMMLNQQSPATIERMLAYYQYLNKARMKSINELKQTITELDEIKVTQTSKQKQLTTLMAEQQVQSKRLNQEQDQRQLTLNELQRTLNTKGAELEQLQIEEASLKRVVEQALKAMRDNPSMEGFDKQGGKLKWPTKGRVSASFGSPRSGQVVWKGTMLSAPEGQNIRAVSGGKVIYADWLKGFGMVMVIDHGKGYMSLYGHAQTLLKSPGEMVKTGEAIALVGRSGGQTEPGLYFEIRYKGQAVDPAKYCR, encoded by the coding sequence AGTTGAAATCCATCCAAGCGCAAATCAACCAACAACAAAGCGCGCTTAAAAACACCAGTAAACAGCGGGAAAAGTTACTCGCATTGCTACGTAGCGATGAAGAAGCGATTGCAGCCGCCGCCAAAAAGGTCAATAGCACCAAAACCAGTTTGGCGCAGATTGATAATACGCTTGCCGAACTCAAACAACGCCAAGAAGAGTTAGAAAGTCTTAAGGTTAGCCAGCAAAATACGCTTTCAAAACAACTTTCGAGCGCCTATCTAGCCGGTAACCACGATTACACTAAGATGATGCTGAACCAGCAGAGTCCCGCCACCATTGAGCGGATGTTGGCCTATTACCAATATCTCAACAAAGCGCGGATGAAATCGATTAACGAGTTAAAACAAACAATCACTGAGCTTGATGAGATTAAAGTAACCCAAACCAGCAAGCAAAAACAATTGACTACCTTGATGGCCGAGCAACAAGTGCAATCTAAGCGCTTGAATCAAGAACAAGATCAACGTCAGTTAACCCTCAATGAATTACAGCGAACCTTAAACACTAAAGGTGCTGAACTCGAACAACTGCAAATCGAGGAAGCCAGCTTAAAACGGGTTGTTGAACAAGCACTAAAGGCGATGCGTGACAATCCTTCGATGGAAGGCTTTGATAAACAAGGCGGCAAACTTAAATGGCCGACCAAAGGCCGCGTTAGTGCCAGCTTTGGTAGCCCCAGATCCGGCCAAGTGGTGTGGAAAGGCACCATGTTATCCGCGCCCGAAGGGCAAAATATCCGCGCGGTTTCCGGTGGTAAAGTGATCTATGCCGACTGGCTAAAAGGCTTTGGTATGGTGATGGTGATCGACCATGGCAAAGGCTACATGAGCCTCTATGGCCATGCGCAGACCCTGTTAAAAAGCCCCGGAGAAATGGTAAAAACCGGTGAAGCGATAGCTTTAGTCGGACGTTCGGGTGGACAGACTGAGCCTGGCCTATACTTTGAAATAAGATATAAGGGGCAAGCCGTCGATCCAGCCAAGTACTGTCGCTAA